One Streptomyces coeruleorubidus DNA segment encodes these proteins:
- the coaBC gene encoding bifunctional phosphopantothenoylcysteine decarboxylase/phosphopantothenate--cysteine ligase CoaBC: MDKPKVVLGVSGGIAAYKACELLRRLTESGHDVRVVPTASALHFVGAATWSALSGNPVSTEVWDDVHEVPHVRIGQHADLVVVAPATADVLAKAAHGLADDLLTNTLLTARCPVVFAPAMHTEMWEHPATQENVATLRRRGALVIEPAVGRLTGVDTGKGRLPDPGEIFEVCRRVLARSVTEPDLKGRHVVVSAGGTREPLDPVRFLGNRSSGKQGYALARTAAARGARVTLIAANSALPDPAGVDVVPVGTAVQLREAVLKASADADAVVMAAAVADFRPAVYAAGKIKKKDDQEPEPITLVRNPDILAEISADRARPGRVIVGFAAETDDVLANGRAKLKRKGCDLLVVNEVGESRTFGSEENEAVVLGADGSETAVPHGPKEALAETIWDLVVERLR, encoded by the coding sequence GTGGACAAGCCGAAGGTCGTTCTGGGGGTCAGTGGCGGCATCGCCGCGTACAAGGCCTGTGAGCTGCTGCGGCGGCTGACGGAGTCGGGCCATGACGTGCGCGTGGTGCCCACCGCCTCCGCCCTGCACTTCGTCGGCGCCGCCACCTGGTCCGCGCTCTCCGGAAACCCGGTCTCCACCGAGGTCTGGGACGACGTGCACGAGGTCCCGCACGTCCGCATCGGACAGCACGCCGACCTGGTCGTCGTCGCCCCCGCCACCGCCGACGTGCTCGCCAAGGCGGCCCACGGCCTCGCCGACGACCTCCTCACCAACACCCTCCTCACCGCCCGCTGCCCGGTCGTCTTCGCCCCCGCCATGCACACGGAGATGTGGGAGCACCCGGCCACCCAGGAGAACGTGGCGACGCTGCGCCGCCGCGGCGCCCTCGTCATCGAACCGGCCGTGGGCCGCCTCACCGGCGTCGACACCGGCAAGGGCCGGCTGCCCGACCCGGGCGAGATCTTCGAGGTCTGCCGCCGGGTACTGGCCCGGAGCGTGACCGAGCCCGACCTGAAGGGCCGGCATGTCGTGGTCAGCGCCGGCGGCACCCGCGAGCCCCTGGACCCCGTCCGGTTCCTCGGCAACCGCTCCTCCGGCAAGCAGGGCTACGCCCTCGCCCGCACCGCGGCCGCCCGCGGCGCCCGCGTCACACTGATCGCGGCCAACAGCGCCCTGCCCGACCCGGCCGGCGTGGACGTCGTCCCCGTCGGCACCGCCGTGCAGCTGCGCGAGGCGGTGCTGAAGGCCTCCGCCGACGCCGACGCGGTGGTGATGGCGGCGGCGGTGGCGGACTTCCGCCCGGCGGTGTACGCGGCCGGGAAGATCAAGAAGAAGGACGACCAGGAGCCGGAGCCGATCACCCTGGTGCGGAATCCGGACATCCTCGCGGAGATCTCCGCCGACCGCGCGCGCCCCGGACGAGTGATCGTCGGCTTCGCGGCGGAGACCGACGACGTGCTCGCCAACGGCCGTGCCAAACTGAAGCGCAAGGGCTGCGATCTGCTGGTGGTGAACGAGGTCGGGGAGAGCAGAACCTTCGGTTCCGAGGAGAACGAGGCCGTCGTCCTCGGCGCCGACGGCAGCGAGACCGCGGTGCCGCACGGCCCCAAAGAAGCCCTGGCCGAAACCATATGGGACCTGGTGGTCGAGCGCCTTCGCTGA
- the gmk gene encoding guanylate kinase, with protein sequence MSERPRLTVLSGPSGVGKSTVVAHMRKEHPEVWLSVSATTRKPRPGEKHGVHYFFVTDDEMDKLIANGELLEWAEFAGNRYGTPRGAVQERLEKGEPVLLEIDLQGARLVRESMPEARLVFLAPPSWEELVRRLTGRGTEPPEVIERRLQAAKTELAAEPEFDTTLVNTSVEDVARELLALVDVV encoded by the coding sequence ATGAGTGAACGTCCGCGGCTGACCGTGCTCTCCGGCCCCTCCGGGGTCGGCAAGAGCACGGTCGTCGCCCATATGCGCAAGGAACATCCCGAGGTCTGGCTCTCGGTGTCGGCGACGACCCGCAAGCCCCGCCCCGGCGAGAAGCACGGAGTCCACTACTTCTTCGTCACCGACGACGAGATGGACAAGCTGATCGCCAACGGCGAACTGCTGGAGTGGGCCGAGTTCGCCGGCAACCGCTACGGCACGCCGCGTGGGGCCGTGCAGGAGCGCCTTGAGAAGGGCGAGCCCGTACTCCTCGAGATCGACCTCCAGGGCGCCCGTCTGGTCCGGGAGTCGATGCCCGAGGCCCGGCTGGTGTTCCTGGCTCCTCCCTCCTGGGAGGAGCTGGTGCGCAGACTCACCGGGCGGGGCACCGAACCGCCCGAGGTGATCGAGCGGCGGCTTCAGGCGGCGAAGACCGAGCTGGCGGCCGAGCCCGAGTTCGATACGACCCTGGTCAACACCTCCGTCGAGGACGTGGCTCGCGAGCTGCTAGCCTTGGTGGACGTCGTGTGA
- the metK gene encoding methionine adenosyltransferase produces MSRRLFTSESVTEGHPDKIADQISDTILDALLREDPTSRVAVETLITTGLVHVAGEVTTKTYADIATLVRSKILEIGYDSSKKGFDGASCGVSVSIGAQSPDIAQGVDTAYESRVEGDEDELDKQGAGDQGLMFGYATDETPTLMPLPIFLAHRLSKRLSDVRKNGTIPYLRPDGKTQVTIEYDGDKAVRLDTVVVSSQHASDIDLDSLLAPDIKEFVVEPELKALLDEGIKLDTENYRLLVNPTGRFEIGGPMGDAGLTGRKIIIDTYGGMARHGGGAFSGKDPSKVDRSAAYAMRWVAKNVVAAGLATRCEVQVAYAIGKAEPVGLFVETFGTAKIDTAKIEKAIDEVFDLRPAAIIRDLDLLRPIYSQTAAYGHFGRELPEFTWERTDRVEALRKAVGL; encoded by the coding sequence GTGTCCCGTCGCCTGTTCACCTCGGAGTCTGTGACCGAGGGTCACCCCGACAAGATCGCTGACCAGATCAGCGACACCATTCTCGACGCGCTGCTCCGCGAGGACCCGACTTCCCGGGTCGCCGTCGAAACCCTGATCACGACCGGCCTGGTGCACGTGGCCGGCGAGGTCACGACCAAGACGTACGCGGACATCGCGACGCTGGTCCGGAGCAAGATCCTCGAAATCGGCTACGACTCCTCGAAGAAGGGCTTCGACGGCGCCTCCTGCGGCGTCTCGGTGTCGATCGGCGCCCAGTCCCCGGACATCGCCCAAGGCGTGGACACGGCTTACGAGTCCCGTGTCGAGGGCGACGAGGACGAGCTCGACAAGCAGGGCGCAGGCGACCAGGGCCTGATGTTCGGCTACGCGACGGACGAGACGCCGACGCTGATGCCCCTGCCGATCTTCCTGGCGCACCGCCTGTCGAAGCGCCTGTCCGACGTGCGCAAGAACGGCACGATCCCCTACCTGCGCCCGGACGGCAAGACGCAGGTCACCATCGAGTACGACGGCGACAAGGCGGTCCGCCTGGACACCGTCGTGGTCTCCTCCCAGCACGCCTCCGACATCGACCTGGACTCGCTCCTGGCTCCGGACATCAAGGAGTTCGTCGTCGAGCCGGAGCTGAAGGCGCTGCTGGACGAGGGCATCAAGCTCGACACGGAGAACTACCGCCTCCTGGTCAACCCCACCGGCCGCTTCGAGATCGGCGGCCCGATGGGTGACGCCGGCCTGACCGGCCGCAAGATCATCATCGACACTTACGGCGGCATGGCCCGCCACGGCGGCGGCGCCTTCTCCGGCAAGGACCCCTCCAAGGTCGACCGCTCCGCGGCGTACGCGATGCGCTGGGTCGCGAAGAACGTGGTCGCCGCGGGTCTCGCCACCCGCTGCGAGGTCCAGGTGGCGTACGCCATCGGCAAGGCCGAGCCGGTCGGTCTGTTCGTCGAGACCTTCGGCACCGCCAAGATCGACACGGCGAAGATCGAGAAGGCGATCGACGAGGTCTTCGACCTCCGTCCGGCCGCCATCATCCGCGACCTCGACCTGCTCCGCCCGATCTACTCCCAGACGGCGGCGTACGGCCACTTCGGCCGCGAGCTTCCCGAGTTCACCTGGGAGCGGACGGACCGCGTGGAAGCCCTGCGCAAGGCCGTGGGGCTGTAA
- the rpoZ gene encoding DNA-directed RNA polymerase subunit omega translates to MSSSISAPEGIINPPIDELLEATDSKYSLVIYAAKRARQINAYYSQLGEGLLEYVGPLVDTHVHEKPLSIALREINAGLLTSEAVEGPAQ, encoded by the coding sequence GTGTCCTCTTCCATCTCCGCGCCCGAGGGCATCATCAACCCGCCGATCGACGAGCTCCTCGAGGCCACCGACTCGAAGTACAGCCTCGTGATCTACGCGGCCAAGCGGGCCCGCCAGATCAACGCGTACTACTCGCAGCTCGGCGAGGGTCTCCTCGAGTACGTCGGTCCCCTCGTCGACACCCACGTCCACGAGAAGCCGCTCTCGATCGCCCTCCGCGAGATCAACGCGGGGCTGCTGACGTCCGAGGCCGTCGAGGGCCCGGCGCAGTAA
- a CDS encoding primosomal protein N', with translation MSSENEQAGGGAEGAPPEQLALIRESVRQARTPRAKPRTWRGAALAKELPVARVLVDKGVLHLDRYFDYAVPEELDEQAQPGVRVRVRFGAGRHRVREGRREGGGLIDGFLVERLAESDYSGPLAALAQVVSPERVLSEELLGLARAVADRYAGSLADVLQLAVPPRNARAEQRPSPASLPPPPAPEAGSWQRYERGTAFVESLASGGAPRAVWNALPGPEWSEELARAAVATLASGRGALAVLPDGRAVARVDAALTALLGEGRHAVLTADAGPEKRYAQWLAVRRGSVRAVIGTRAAMFAPVKDLGLVAIWDDGDDSHSEQHAPQPHAREVLLLRAAQDKCGFLLGSWGCTVEAAQLVESGWARPLVAGRDQVRATAPLVRTVGDGDLARDEAARAARLPTLAWQVVRDGLRHGPVLVQVPRRGYVPRMACANCRAPARCRQCSGPLETRDGGALCCGWCGREESGWHCPECGAFRLRASVVGARRTAEELGRAFPAVPVRTSGREHVLDTVPGAPALVVSTPGAEPVAEGGYAAALLLDGWAMLGRPDLRAGEDALRRWIAAGSLVRPQPAGGTVVVVAEPTLRPVQALVRWDPVGHAVRELAERAELGFPPVSRMAAVSGPAEAVAEFLRAAELPPEAEVLGPVPLPVLAAGRPRRAGAPPPGEQWERALIRVPPGKGAALAAALKAAQAARMARGSGSGSGVWVRIDPADIG, from the coding sequence GTGAGCAGCGAGAACGAACAGGCGGGCGGCGGCGCGGAGGGTGCGCCGCCCGAGCAGCTCGCGCTCATCCGGGAGAGTGTGCGCCAGGCCAGGACGCCCCGAGCCAAGCCGCGGACCTGGCGGGGGGCCGCGCTCGCCAAGGAGCTGCCCGTGGCGCGGGTGCTCGTCGACAAGGGCGTGCTCCACCTCGACCGGTACTTCGACTACGCCGTGCCCGAGGAACTGGACGAGCAGGCCCAGCCGGGCGTGCGGGTGCGGGTGCGGTTCGGGGCCGGGCGGCACCGGGTGCGGGAAGGGCGGCGCGAGGGCGGCGGGCTGATCGACGGGTTCCTCGTCGAGCGGCTGGCCGAGTCCGACTACTCCGGGCCGCTGGCCGCCCTCGCCCAGGTGGTGTCGCCCGAGCGGGTGCTGAGCGAGGAACTGCTGGGCTTGGCCCGGGCGGTCGCCGACCGGTACGCGGGCAGCCTCGCCGACGTCCTGCAACTCGCCGTACCGCCGCGCAACGCCCGGGCCGAGCAGCGCCCCTCACCCGCGTCGCTGCCGCCGCCCCCGGCGCCGGAGGCGGGCTCCTGGCAGCGGTACGAGCGGGGAACGGCCTTCGTGGAGTCGCTGGCCTCCGGCGGTGCGCCACGGGCCGTGTGGAACGCGCTGCCCGGCCCGGAGTGGAGCGAGGAACTGGCCCGGGCCGCCGTGGCGACGCTGGCCTCCGGCCGCGGGGCCCTCGCCGTCCTGCCCGACGGGCGTGCGGTCGCGCGGGTCGACGCCGCCCTGACCGCCCTGCTGGGGGAGGGGCGGCATGCGGTACTGACCGCCGACGCGGGTCCCGAGAAGCGGTACGCGCAGTGGCTCGCGGTCCGGCGGGGCTCCGTACGGGCCGTGATCGGGACCCGGGCCGCGATGTTCGCGCCGGTGAAGGACCTCGGGCTGGTCGCCATCTGGGACGACGGGGACGACAGCCACAGCGAGCAGCACGCCCCGCAACCCCACGCGCGTGAGGTGCTGCTGCTGCGGGCCGCCCAGGACAAGTGCGGCTTCCTGCTGGGCAGCTGGGGCTGCACGGTGGAGGCCGCGCAGCTCGTCGAGAGCGGGTGGGCCCGCCCGCTGGTCGCCGGGCGTGACCAGGTGCGCGCCACCGCTCCGCTCGTCCGCACCGTCGGGGACGGGGACCTCGCCCGGGACGAGGCCGCCCGCGCCGCCCGGCTGCCCACCCTCGCCTGGCAGGTCGTCAGGGACGGCCTGCGGCACGGTCCGGTGCTGGTGCAGGTGCCCCGGCGGGGGTACGTGCCGCGCATGGCGTGCGCCAACTGCCGGGCGCCCGCGCGGTGCCGTCAGTGCTCAGGGCCGCTGGAAACACGGGATGGCGGTGCGTTGTGCTGCGGGTGGTGCGGCCGTGAGGAGAGCGGCTGGCACTGCCCGGAGTGCGGTGCCTTCCGGCTGCGCGCCTCTGTGGTGGGCGCGCGGCGGACCGCCGAGGAGCTCGGACGGGCCTTCCCCGCCGTCCCGGTGCGGACCTCGGGTCGTGAACACGTGCTCGACACGGTGCCGGGGGCGCCCGCGCTGGTGGTGAGCACGCCGGGGGCCGAGCCCGTCGCCGAGGGCGGCTATGCGGCGGCGCTGCTGCTGGACGGGTGGGCCATGCTCGGGCGGCCCGATCTGCGGGCCGGGGAGGACGCGCTGCGGCGGTGGATCGCGGCCGGGTCGCTCGTCCGGCCGCAGCCGGCCGGCGGCACGGTGGTGGTCGTGGCCGAGCCGACGCTGCGGCCCGTCCAGGCGCTCGTACGGTGGGACCCCGTCGGTCACGCGGTGCGGGAACTCGCCGAGCGGGCCGAGCTGGGTTTTCCACCGGTGTCGCGGATGGCGGCCGTGTCGGGGCCGGCGGAAGCGGTGGCCGAGTTTCTTCGTGCGGCCGAACTGCCGCCGGAGGCCGAGGTGCTGGGGCCGGTGCCGTTGCCCGTCCTCGCCGCGGGCCGACCGCGGCGGGCGGGGGCGCCGCCGCCCGGAGAGCAGTGGGAGCGGGCGCTGATCCGGGTGCCGCCGGGGAAGGGCGCCGCGCTGGCCGCCGCGCTGAAGGCCGCGCAGGCCGCGCGGATGGCTCGGGGAAGTGGCAGCGGGAGTGGGGTCTGGGTGCGGATCGATCCGGCGGACATCGGGTGA
- a CDS encoding integration host factor has translation MALPPLTPEQRAAALEKAAAARRERAEVKNRLKHSGASLHEVIKQGQENDVIGKMKVSALLESLPGVGKVRAKQIMERLGISESRRVRGLGSNQIASLEREFGSTGS, from the coding sequence GTGGCTCTTCCGCCCCTTACCCCTGAACAGCGCGCAGCCGCGCTCGAAAAGGCCGCCGCGGCTCGCCGGGAGCGGGCCGAGGTCAAGAATCGACTCAAGCACTCCGGCGCCTCCCTTCACGAGGTCATCAAGCAGGGTCAGGAGAACGACGTCATCGGCAAGATGAAGGTCTCCGCCCTCCTCGAGTCCCTCCCGGGCGTGGGCAAGGTCCGCGCCAAGCAGATCATGGAGCGACTCGGTATCTCCGAGAGCCGTCGTGTGCGCGGCCTCGGTTCCAACCAGATCGCCTCCCTGGAGCGCGAGTTCGGCAGCACCGGCTCCTGA